A stretch of the Rhizomicrobium sp. genome encodes the following:
- a CDS encoding low specificity L-threonine aldolase, producing MNFASDNQYGASPEILRALAAIGQAPAAAYGDDAVTARVRRRLSEVFEREVAVYPVINGTTANSLALATLTPPHGAILCHAEAHIAVDECGAPEFFTHGAKLVPIAGSDGKLTPAAVEQALRNFRAGSVHQVQPCVLSLTQATELGTVYTAAETAALADLAQARGMKVHVDGARFANALVGLGCTPAELTWKSGVDVLSFGATKNGALAAEAVIFFDPEDARDFEYRRKKSGHLLSKMRFVSAQLDAYLADDHWLDNARRANGLARRLAQGLAEIRAIEIAHPVSANAVFARMPQALAARLREAGAVFYDWGAPQDGFVLARLMLSFATPETDVAKLIDAAR from the coding sequence ATGAATTTCGCCAGCGACAATCAATACGGCGCCTCGCCGGAAATCCTGCGCGCACTGGCCGCGATCGGCCAAGCACCGGCCGCGGCCTATGGCGACGACGCGGTCACCGCGCGCGTGCGGCGCCGCCTGAGCGAGGTCTTCGAACGCGAGGTGGCGGTCTATCCGGTGATCAACGGCACCACCGCCAACAGCCTTGCGCTGGCGACGCTGACGCCGCCGCATGGCGCGATCCTCTGCCATGCCGAGGCGCATATCGCGGTCGACGAGTGCGGCGCGCCGGAATTCTTCACCCACGGCGCCAAGCTGGTGCCGATCGCCGGCAGCGACGGCAAGCTGACGCCGGCGGCCGTCGAACAGGCGCTCCGGAATTTTCGCGCCGGCTCGGTCCACCAGGTCCAGCCTTGCGTTCTGAGCCTGACCCAGGCGACCGAGCTCGGCACGGTCTACACGGCGGCCGAGACCGCGGCGCTCGCGGACCTCGCACAGGCGCGCGGGATGAAAGTGCATGTCGACGGCGCGCGTTTCGCCAACGCCCTGGTGGGCCTGGGCTGCACGCCCGCCGAGCTCACCTGGAAGAGCGGCGTCGACGTGCTCTCCTTCGGGGCGACCAAGAACGGCGCGCTGGCGGCCGAGGCGGTCATCTTCTTCGATCCCGAAGACGCGCGCGATTTCGAATACCGCCGCAAGAAATCCGGTCATCTGCTGTCGAAGATGCGGTTCGTCTCGGCGCAGCTCGACGCCTATCTGGCGGACGATCACTGGCTGGACAATGCGCGCCGCGCCAATGGGCTGGCACGGCGCCTTGCCCAGGGGCTGGCCGAGATCCGTGCGATCGAGATCGCCCATCCGGTATCGGCCAACGCCGTGTTCGCGCGGATGCCGCAGGCGCTCGCCGCCAGGCTGCGCGAAGCGGGGGCCGTGTTCTACGACTGGGGTGCGCCGCAGGACGGTTTCGTGCTGGCGCGGCTGATGCTGTCCTTCGCGACGCCCGAGACGGATGTCGCGAAGCTGATCGACGCGGCACGGTGA
- a CDS encoding autotransporter outer membrane beta-barrel domain-containing protein, producing the protein MNKRALMLSAAVTALLSGPALATDTNEIKTVVSTAQKTSTSNTAGTGPGDILIDAGGGISFKSATVPMLTIDSSNNVNNGGSISASDQATATAVQIDANGLAGSFTNTGSISLGGSGTAKTGIYLAGTSSFTGNIDLESSSAVTIVGDQSVALKSDATAILNGDWLLAGAVTVQPSSDNESSSSQVVLANLQGITNGNILIGTSSTMTAIGNGAVGFLLGGALQHCTVASCAEIGTFANSGTIAVAGVATRSSNKGNANSGSAVIVQNGLAGGFVNNGPLSASDGTVAATIQGNGSTQATATILFTPGATLSAPMVIGAVTGDANGTYGFINRGIISASPEDPNEQAHAIFIAGSSTSSVNFTGGIFSSGTITASTTSIDPGTAVSATAIEIAGYANVPAIEISAQAGSGGTVLAQISGPMGGTAQAIYIHDSGTGSVSVPTITIDAGATVAANAIATDPSLPTVALSAVAIEDDTGTLTTLTNHGTISAFATTLTNGQTAHATAVFASGPIGNGLTFNNTGTVKGDVIFGDGSDTYNVVGTDSSTTGTATHTGAIDFGASSRGTNTFTNTADLDVLHVGQFANVAGSITSEGTLDIRIDNYGALSVQNVDTALNVRDLTLAGGGVTTAGTLNLTVSQGLGTTAVIAASDAVTFGTGAKLTVQYGSFIPLTGNGKFVLLSAPTGHLNIDQTDVDAYSDEVGGPDHLPYLFDSAAIDIEHVAGKDELVLNVVPKTVQALGITGYAEHMFPIANQAVAKDTLLGAALIAGINSQSDAQKAYDAFAPDVSGGVRQIAISLTDQGTGVVAARNRELRIFGKEQGDLTLWGNEFGEYFSTKGGNVSPSDPTLNSGAAPGFKDHGFGFSLGLDEGSASGGWYGAAFTFYTGDVSEGGDRISKTSTLWYMLTGYTEWRGRGLFIESQASLGYGNFKGKRILDLTIPSTAGGTTFTREADSKRAGLLASIGLTMGAQMHAGGLTMIPQLSLDGMTMREEGFTESGGGTGFDLAVKPYYANSLRAFLGSEFRTDIDLGDFFLQPAGRLGYRFDFLNDPVKLHAQFADTDPTQTGNQPGTPFAIQGPDPARGNYVAGAALNATTENWTIGLNYDFVRGSNNATEQVGTLSLLGRI; encoded by the coding sequence TTGAACAAGCGCGCTCTTATGCTTTCGGCTGCCGTGACGGCTTTGTTGTCCGGCCCGGCCTTGGCCACCGACACCAACGAAATCAAGACGGTCGTCTCGACAGCGCAGAAGACGAGCACGTCCAACACTGCGGGAACCGGCCCGGGCGACATCCTGATCGATGCGGGTGGCGGTATCAGTTTCAAGTCCGCCACCGTTCCGATGCTCACCATCGATTCGAGCAACAACGTCAACAATGGCGGCAGCATCTCGGCGTCCGACCAGGCCACGGCGACGGCGGTCCAGATCGACGCGAACGGGCTTGCGGGCAGCTTCACCAACACGGGCTCGATCAGCCTGGGCGGTTCCGGTACGGCCAAGACGGGCATCTACCTGGCCGGAACGAGCTCCTTCACCGGCAACATCGATCTGGAAAGCTCGTCGGCGGTCACCATCGTCGGCGACCAGTCCGTCGCCCTCAAGAGCGATGCCACGGCGATATTGAACGGCGACTGGCTGCTTGCCGGCGCCGTCACGGTGCAGCCGAGCAGCGACAATGAATCCTCGTCGTCGCAGGTGGTGCTCGCCAATTTGCAGGGTATCACCAACGGCAATATCCTCATCGGGACCTCGTCGACCATGACCGCGATCGGCAATGGCGCGGTCGGCTTCCTGCTGGGCGGCGCGCTGCAGCATTGTACGGTGGCGTCGTGCGCGGAGATCGGCACCTTCGCGAACTCGGGCACCATCGCCGTGGCCGGCGTCGCGACGCGCTCGTCCAACAAGGGCAACGCCAATTCCGGTTCGGCCGTGATCGTGCAGAACGGGCTGGCCGGCGGATTCGTGAACAACGGACCGCTCAGCGCCAGCGACGGCACCGTCGCCGCCACGATCCAGGGCAATGGCTCGACCCAGGCCACGGCGACCATCCTGTTCACGCCCGGCGCCACGCTGAGCGCGCCGATGGTCATCGGTGCCGTCACCGGCGACGCGAACGGCACCTATGGCTTCATCAATCGCGGCATCATCTCGGCGTCGCCCGAAGACCCCAATGAGCAGGCGCACGCGATCTTCATCGCGGGCAGCTCGACGAGTTCGGTCAACTTCACCGGCGGCATCTTCAGCTCCGGCACGATCACCGCCTCGACGACGAGCATCGATCCCGGCACCGCGGTCAGCGCCACGGCGATCGAGATCGCCGGTTATGCCAATGTTCCCGCGATCGAGATTTCGGCCCAGGCCGGCAGCGGCGGCACGGTCCTCGCGCAGATCTCCGGTCCCATGGGAGGGACGGCGCAGGCGATCTACATCCATGACAGCGGCACGGGCAGCGTTTCGGTTCCCACGATCACGATCGATGCCGGCGCCACCGTCGCCGCCAACGCCATTGCGACCGACCCCAGCCTTCCCACCGTCGCGCTTTCGGCCGTGGCGATCGAGGACGACACGGGGACGCTGACCACGCTCACCAACCACGGCACGATCAGCGCCTTCGCCACCACGCTTACCAACGGCCAGACCGCGCACGCCACGGCGGTATTCGCGAGCGGCCCGATCGGCAACGGCCTGACCTTCAACAATACCGGCACGGTGAAGGGCGATGTGATCTTCGGCGACGGCAGCGACACGTATAACGTCGTCGGTACCGACAGCTCGACGACGGGCACGGCGACGCACACCGGCGCGATCGATTTCGGCGCGAGCTCGCGCGGCACGAACACATTCACCAACACCGCCGATCTCGACGTGCTGCATGTCGGGCAGTTCGCCAATGTCGCGGGCTCCATCACCTCCGAAGGCACGCTCGACATCCGGATCGACAATTACGGCGCGTTGTCGGTCCAGAACGTCGACACGGCGCTGAACGTGCGCGACCTGACCCTGGCGGGCGGCGGCGTGACGACGGCCGGCACGCTGAACCTGACGGTCTCGCAGGGGCTCGGCACGACGGCCGTCATCGCGGCCTCGGATGCCGTGACGTTCGGCACCGGCGCCAAGCTCACCGTGCAATATGGCAGCTTCATTCCGCTCACCGGCAACGGAAAATTCGTCCTGCTTTCTGCGCCGACCGGCCATCTCAACATCGACCAGACCGATGTCGATGCCTATTCGGACGAGGTCGGCGGCCCCGACCATCTGCCCTATCTGTTCGACAGCGCCGCGATCGATATCGAACATGTGGCCGGCAAGGACGAGCTGGTGCTGAACGTCGTGCCGAAAACCGTGCAGGCGCTCGGGATCACCGGCTACGCCGAGCACATGTTCCCCATCGCCAACCAGGCGGTGGCCAAGGACACGCTGCTCGGCGCCGCGCTCATCGCCGGCATCAATTCGCAGTCCGATGCCCAGAAGGCCTATGACGCCTTCGCGCCGGACGTCTCGGGCGGCGTGCGCCAGATCGCGATCTCGCTGACCGACCAGGGGACCGGCGTGGTCGCCGCGCGCAACCGCGAGCTTCGCATCTTCGGCAAGGAACAGGGCGACCTGACCCTGTGGGGCAACGAGTTCGGCGAATATTTCAGCACCAAGGGCGGCAACGTCTCGCCCAGCGATCCGACGCTGAACTCCGGCGCCGCGCCGGGCTTCAAGGATCACGGCTTCGGCTTCTCGCTTGGCCTCGACGAGGGCTCGGCCTCGGGCGGCTGGTACGGCGCGGCCTTCACCTTCTACACCGGCGACGTGTCGGAGGGCGGCGACCGCATCTCCAAGACCTCGACCCTGTGGTACATGCTCACCGGCTATACCGAATGGCGCGGCCGCGGCCTGTTCATCGAAAGCCAGGCCTCGCTCGGCTACGGCAATTTCAAGGGCAAGCGCATCCTCGACCTCACGATCCCGAGCACCGCCGGCGGCACGACCTTCACCCGCGAAGCGGACAGCAAGCGCGCCGGCCTCCTGGCCTCGATCGGCCTCACCATGGGCGCGCAGATGCATGCCGGCGGCCTGACGATGATCCCGCAGCTCTCGCTCGACGGCATGACCATGCGCGAGGAAGGCTTCACGGAGAGCGGCGGCGGCACCGGCTTCGACCTCGCGGTCAAACCCTACTACGCAAACTCGCTGCGCGCCTTCCTCGGCAGCGAATTCCGCACCGACATCGACCTCGGCGATTTCTTCCTGCAGCCCGCGGGACGCCTCGGCTATCGCTTCGACTTCCTGAACGATCCGGTGAAGCTGCATGCGCAGTTCGCCGATACCGATCCGACGCAGACCGGAAACCAGCCCGGCACGCCCTTCGCGATCCAGGGCCCCGACCCGGCGCGCGGCAACTACGTCGCGGGCGCGGCGCTCAACGCCACGACCGAGAACTGGACCATCGGCCTGAACTACGACTTCGTGCGCGGCTCGAACAACGCGACCGAGCAGGTCGGGACGCTCTCGCTGCTGGGCCGGATCTGA